In the Euphorbia lathyris chromosome 5, ddEupLath1.1, whole genome shotgun sequence genome, one interval contains:
- the LOC136228676 gene encoding uncharacterized protein: protein MESIAHIRPRLRFVGSNLGVQPFSKLNSQIQLLLLPVSRFSIKSQGKITKIQTKKPVMENQIQHKPRILCLHGFRTSGAILQKLIGRWPQSLLSKLELHFIDGPFPARGKSDVEGYFDPPYYEWYQRNEDLTEYINFEECVRYIEEYMITHGPFDGLLGFSQGSLISAAVPGMQAEGVAFTKIPKIKFLILISGAKFFGLKFGQPKLAANAFSSPINCPSLHIIGEMDFLREGGIDLIESFVDPVVIHHPKGHIVPRIDDASLNTMLSFIDKIQKQHH from the exons ATGGAATCGATTGCTCATATCCGTCCAAGGCTTAGGTTTGTGGGCTCAAATTTAGGTGTTCAACCTTTTTCAAAACTAaattcacaaattcaattaCTCTTACTTCCGGTCAGTAGATTCAGTATCAAATCCCAGGGGAAAATCACTAAGATTCAAACGAAAAAACCAGTGATGGAAAATCAAATCCAACACAAACCCAGAATTCTCTGTCTTCACGGATTCAGGACGAGTGGCGCAATTCTTCAAAAATTGATTGGAAGATGGCCTCAATCTCTTCTTTCTAAATTGGAACTTCATTTCATTGATGGCCCATTTCCTGCTCGAGGGAAGTCCGATGTGGAAGGCTATTTCGATCCTCCTTATTACGAATGGTATCAAAGAAATGAG GACTTGACAGAGTACATCAATTTTGAAGAATGTGTTCGTTATATAGAAGAATATATGATAACTCATGGTCCTTTTGATGGTTTACTCGGCTTCTCCCAG GGATCACTTATATCAGCTGCTGTCCCGGGCATGCAAGCAGAG GGTGTGGCTTTTACAAAGATACCAAAGATAAAGTTTCTGATATTGATATCTGGAGCTAAGTTCTTTGGATTGAAATTTGGGCAGCCTAAACTTGCTGCTAATGCATTTTCGTCTCCCATCAACTGCCCTTCTCTTCATATCATAG GAGAGATGGATTTTCTGAGAGAAGGAGgaattgatttaattgaatCATTTGTTGATCCTGTTGTCATTCATCATCCCAAAGGACACATTGTACCAAGAATTG ATGATGCCAGCCTCAATACAATGCTTAGCTTCATTGACAAAATTCAGAAACAGCACCACTAG